One genomic window of Salvia miltiorrhiza cultivar Shanhuang (shh) chromosome 4, IMPLAD_Smil_shh, whole genome shotgun sequence includes the following:
- the LOC131019545 gene encoding ras-related protein Rab2BV-like: MAYKVDHEYDYLFKIVLIGDSGVGKSNILSRFTRNEFCLESKSTIGVEFATRTLQVEGKTVKAQIWDTAGQERYRAITSAYYRGAVGALVVYDLTKRQTFENVQRWLRELRDHADSNIVIMLAGNKSDLNHLRVVAEHDAQLFAEKEGLSFLETSALEAHNVEKAFQTILLDIYQIISRKALAAQEAAAPLPGQGTTIKVGEPNNFQQPKASCCST; this comes from the exons ATGGCGTATAAGGTAGATCACGAGTATGATTACTTGTTCAAGATCGTGTTGATTGGAGATTCAGGTGTTGGAAAATCCAACATTTTGTCAAGATTTACAAGGAATGAATTCTGTTTAGAGTCCAAATCCACAATCGGCGTTGAATTCGCGACGAGGACTCTCCAG GTGGAGGGGAAGACGGTGAAGGCGCAGATATGGGACACGGCGGGGCAGGAGCGGTACCGCGCGATCACGAGCGCGTACTACCGCGGCGCGGTGGGGGCGCTGGTGGTGTACGACCTGACGAAGCGGCAGACATTCGAGAACGTGCAGAGGTGGCTGAGGGAGTTGAGGGACCACGCCGACTCCAACATCGTCATCATGCTCGCCGGGAACAAGTCTGACCTCAACCACCTGCGCGTGGTGGCGGAGCACGACGCGCAGCTCTTCGCCGAGAAGGAGGGCCTCTCCTTCCTCGAGACATCCGCGTTGGAGGCCCACAACGTCGAGAAGGCGTTCCAGACCATCTTGCTCGATATTTATCAGATCATCAGCCGCAAGGCGCTGGCCGCGCAGGAGGCCGCCGCCCCGCTGCCCGGCCAGGGCACCACCATTAAGGTCGGGGAGCCCAACAACTTCCAACAACCCAAAGCCTCCTGCTGCTCTACTTGA
- the LOC131019546 gene encoding cucumisin-like: MADSGTWPSWKALLFIALFSMVISCRGNSDQKVYVVYMGELPRGDFSTSAHHVSLLQATLGSKRATESLLHSYKRSFNGFVAKLTEDERKRIASLEGVVSVFPSTKKQLHTTRSWDFMGFPINAQRSQTESDVIVGMLDTGIWPESQSFDDKGFGPAPTKWKGTCQSSSNFTCNNKIIGAKYYHSEGNISPPDFPSPRDSEGHGTHTSSTAAGGSVSGANMYGLAAGTARGGVPSARIAVYKICWFDGCSDADILAAFDDAIADGVDIISISVGGSFPSDYFDDPIAIGAFHAMKHGILTSNSAGNSGPDPESITNFSPWSLSVAASTIDRKFLAKVTLGNNASYEGVSINTFILKDTNNYPLVYGGNVPNTSAGYDGSTSRYCEPDSLDQKLVEGTIVLCDALSDADGPAAVGATGAIMNGDIFNDSAFAFPLPASYLSSLDGARVYNYINTTSNPTATIFKTTEFNQTAPFVVSFSSRGPNPITKDILKPDLTAPGVDILAAWSEATTVTGIPGDERVVPYNIISGTSMSCPHASAAAAYVKSFNPTWSPAAIKSALMTTAAVMTVKANSDGEFAYGSGHIDPVKAKSPGLVYDMGEADYVKFLCGQGYSNKNLQLVTGDNSTCTAANNATAYDLNYPSFSLSGSATAVFHRTVTNVGSATSTYKAAVAAPSGLSVGVQPTTLSFTSVGEKQSFVVTVKATVTSGMASGALVWDDGTYQVRSPIVAYSHSF; encoded by the exons atggcAGATTCTGGAACTTGGCCTTCATGGAAGGCACTTCTATTCATCGCTCTCTTCTCCATGGTCATTAGCTGCAGAGGGAACTCTGATCAAAAG GTATACGTGGTGTACATGGGAGAGCTTCCGAGAGGCGACTTCTCTACGTCGGCACATCACGTGAGCCTTCTGCAGGCGACTCTCGGAAG CAAAAGGGCGACGGAGTCTCTGCTCCACAGCTACAAGAGAAGCTTCAATGGGTTCGTGGCCAAGCTGACCGAGGATGAGAGGAAGAGAATTGCTA GCTTGGAAGGAGTGGTGTCCGTGTTCCCTAGCACCAAAAAACAGTTGCACACGACGCGGTCATGGGATTTCATGGGCTTCCCTATCAACGCACAACGATCCCAGACAGAGAGTGACGTCATTGTCGGAATGCTGGACACCGGAATCTGGCCTGAGTCGCAGAGTTTCGACGACAAGGGCTTTGGTCCGGCGCCCACCAAATGGAAGGGCACTTGCCAGTCCTCATCTAACTTCACTTGCAACAA CAAAATTATAGGAGCAAAGTACTATCACAGCGAGGGCAACATTAGTCCACCGGATTTCCCATCGCCAAGAGATTCAGAAGGACATGGGACGCACACGTCGTCCACGGCAGCCGGCGGGTCGGTTTCCGGGGCCAATATGTACGGCTTAGCGGCCGGAACAGCACGCGGAGGAGTGCCGTCTGCGCGCATTGCAGTTTACAAGATCTGCTGGTTCGATGGGTGCTCCGATGCAGACATTCTTGCGGCATTCGACGACGCCATTGCTGACGGGGTCGACATCATCTCCATCTCAGTGGGAGGCTCCTTTCCCTCCGATTACTTCGATGATCCCATCGCCATCGGCGCATTCCACGCCATGAAACATGGGATTCTGACCTCCAATTCCGCAGGTAATTCGGGTCCCGACCCTGAGAGCATCACCAATTTCTCGCCTTGGTCCCTCTCGGTTGCAGCCAGCACCATTGACAGGAAGTTCCTCGCCAAGGTCACCTTGGGAAACAACGCATCTTATGAG GGAGTATCGATAAACACATTCATCCTAAAGGATACTAACAATTACCCTTTAGTCTATGGAGGAAATGTGCCCAATACTAGTGCAGGTTATGATGGATCCACATCAAG ATATTGCGAACCTGACTCGTTGGACCAGAAACTAGTGGAAGGTACGATTGTCCTCTGCGATGCGCTGAGTGATGCAGATGGACCGGCGGCTGTGGGAGCAACCGGAGCTATAATGAACGGTGATATCTTCAACGATTCCGCCTTCGCTTTCCCCCTGCCGGCATCATACTTGTCATCACTTGATGGTGCTCGTGTTTACAATTATATCAACACAACAAG CAATCCGACAGCAACCATCTTCAAGACCACTGAATTCAATCAAACAGCTCCATTTGTCGTTTCCTTCTCTTCAAGAGGCCCAAATCCCATCACAAAGGACATTCTTAAG CCTGATCTGACTGCACCGGGAGTGGACATTCTAGCGGCATGGTCGGAGGCTACTACGGTGACCGGAATCCCCGGAGACGAGAGAGTAGTACCGTACAACATCATCTCCGGTACATCCATGTCTTGCCCTCACGCCTCCGCTGCAGCTGCGTACGTCAAATCCTTCAACCCCACATGGTCCCCTGCCGCCATCAAATCTGCTCTCATGACCACAG CTGCAGTGATGACCGTGAAGGCGAACTCAGACGGGGAGTTCGCATACGGGTCCGGCCACATTGACCCTGTGAAGGCGAAATCCCCCGGTTTGGTGTACGACATGGGGGAGGCCGACTACGTGAAGTTCCTGTGCGGCCAAGGTTACAGCAACAAGAACCTGCAGCTTGTTACCGGCGACAACTCCACATGCACCGCGGCCAACAACGCCACGGCCTACGACCTCAACTATCCTTCCTTCTCGCTGAGCGGCTCCGCCACCGCCGTCTTCCACCGGACTGTCACGAACGTGGGGTCCGCGACGTCCACGTACAAGGCTGCGGTGGCTGCGCCGTCGGGGCTGAGCGTGGGAGTCCAGCCTACCACTCTGTCGTTCACGTCGGTGGGGGAGAAGCAGAGCTTTGTTGTGACGGTGAAGGCGACGGTCACGAGTGGTATGGCGTCGGGGGCTTTGGTGTGGGACGATGGGACCTACCAAGTCAGGAGCCCTATTGTGGCTTATTCTCATTCTTTCTGa
- the LOC131019547 gene encoding cucumisin-like, producing the protein MATSALCKAVLAVALFSLVMSCSAGISQHQKVYIVYMGDRPKGDFSATMQHMTLLHATLGSTESWLYSYKRSFNGFVAKLTEEDKNKIASLEGVVSVFPSMKKQLHTTRSWDFMGFPLNVQRAQTESDVIVGMLDSGIWPESQSFDDVGFGPPPTKWKGSCQSSSNFTCNNKVIGAKYYDSEGAMNPPNSPSPRDYGGHGTHTASIAAGAWVSGASLYGLASGTARGGVPSARIAVYKICWRGSCSDADILAAFDDAIADGVDIISISVGGLSPLDYFNDSIAIGAFHAMRNGILTSNAVGNSGPAPKSILNFSPWSLSVAATTIDRKFLTKVNLGNNRTYEGVSVNTFSLEHGSYPLVYGGNVANTAGGYNSSQSRYCLPDSLDPDLVNGAIVLCDGLSDGEAVAAVGAAGAILYEDRLRDVALSFPLPASYLGSLDGAQVYDYINTTRNPTATILRSDEVNETMAPFVVSFSSRGPNPITMDILKPDVSAPGVDIIAAWSEANTASGYPEDPRVVAYNIMSGTSMSCPHASAAAAYVKSFNPTWSPAAIKSALITTAFPMSVARNRDAELAYGSGHINPLKAKSPGLVYDMGEADYVSFLCGQGYTTKNLQLVTGDASTCTTPNNTTVYDLNYPSFSVSGVSGSSVSAVFRRTVTNVGSPSSTYKAVVAAPPGLSVHVQPTQLSFTFLTRTHDFVITVNATIGSGGAVVSGSLVWDDGTYQVRSPIVAHSTT; encoded by the exons ATGGCGACTTCAGCTTTGTGCAAGGCCGTTTTAGCGGTTGCTCTCTTCTCACTGGTTATGAGCTGCAGCGCCGGAATTTCTCAACATCAAAAG GTGTACATAGTTTATATGGGCGATCGTCCAAAAGGAGACTTCTCTGCTACAATGCAGCACATGACCTTGCTACACGCAACTTTGGGAAG CACGGAGTCGTGGCTCTATAGCTACAAGAGAAGCTTCAATGGCTTCGTCGCCAAGCTCACCGAGGAAGACAAAAACAAGATTGCTA GCTTGGAAGGAGTGGTCTCTGTATTCCCCAGCATGAAAAAGCAACTACACACGACGCGGTCATGGGACTTCATGGGCTTTCCTCTAAATGTACAAAGAGCGCAGACAGAGAGTGATGTCATTGTCGGAATGCTGGACTCCGGCATATGGCCGGAATCTCAAAGTTTTGATGATGTAGGATTCGGCCCGCCACCCACCAAATGGAAGGGTAGCTGCCAATCCTCATCCAACTTCACCTGCAACAA CAAAGTTATAGGAGCAAAGTACTACGACAGCGAGGGAGCTATGAATCCACCGAATTCTCCTTCTCCGAGAGATTACGGAGGGCATGGAACACACACAGCATCCATCGCAGCCGGCGCCTGGGTTTCTGGGGCGAGTCTCTACGGCCTTGCGAGCGGAACAGCTCGTGGAGGAGTGCCGTCTGCGCGCATTGCAGTCTACAAGATCTGCTGGCGCGGTAGCTGTTCGGACGCAGACATTCTTGCTGCATTCGACGACGCCATTGCTGATGGAGTCGACATTATATCCATATCCGTTGGGGGATTGTCCCCTCTTGATTATTTCAACGATTCCATTGCAATTGGTGCATTCCACGCCATGAGAAATGGGATACTTACATCCAATGCCGTTGGTAATTCTGGTCCAGCCCCCAAATCCATCCTCAATTTCTCACCTTGGTCCCTTTCCGTTGCTGCTACCACTATAGATAGGAAGTTTCTCACTAAGGTCAACTTGGGTAACAATAGAACTTACGAG GGAGTATCAGTGAATACGTTCTCCTTAGAGCATGGTAGCTACCCTTTAGTCTACGGAGGGAATGTGGCTAACACTGCTGGAGGATACAATAGTTCACAATCAAG GTACTGCCTACCGGATTCTTTGGACCCCGATTTAGTTAACGGTGCGATTGTCCTCTGTGATGGGCTGAGTGACGGCGAAGCAGTGGCCGCCGTTGGTGCAGCCGGAGCTATACTGTACGAGGATCGGTTAAGAGATGTGGCTCTCTCGTTTCCCCTCCCGGCCTCTTACTTGGGATCACTTGATGGTGCTCAAGTTTATGATTATATCAATACAACTAG GAATCCAACAGCTACCATTTTGAGGAGTGATGAAGTCAATGAAACAATGGCTCCCTTTGTTGTCTCCTTTTCTTCGAGGGGTCCCAATCCCATTACCATGGACATCCTCAAG CCTGATGTTAGTGCACCCGGAGTGGACATTATTGCAGCGTGGTCGGAGGCTAATACGGCGTCGGGATATCCTGAAGATCCAAGAGTAGTAGCATACAACATTATGTCAGGAACATCCATGTCTTGCCCCCATGCTTCCGCCGCAGCAGCTTACGTTAAATCCTTCAATCCCACATGGTCCCCTGCTGCCATTAAATCTGCTCTAATCACCACAG CTTTTCCGATGAGCGTGGCGAGAAACAGAGACGCGGAGTTGGCGTACGGCTCCGGCCATATCAACCCTCTCAAGGCTAAATCCCCCGGTCTAGTTTATGACATGGGGGAGGCCGACTACGTCAGCTTCCTCTGCGGCCAAGGTTACACCACCAAAAACCTGCAGCTCGTCACCGGCGACGCCTCCACCTGCACCACACCCAACAATACCACAGTCTACGACCTCAACTATCCGTCTTTCTCTGTCTCGGGCGTCTCCGGCAGTTCTGTCAGCGCGGTGTTCCGCCGGACTGTCACGAATGTGGGGTCTCCGTCGTCCACCTACAAGGCGGTCGTGGCGGCGCCGCCGGGGCTGAGCGTCCACGTCCAACCTACCCAGCTCTCCTTCACATTTCTGACGCGGACGCACGACTTTGTTATCACAGTTAACGCAACCATTGGCAGCGGTGGTGCGGTGGTGTCGGGGTCGTTGGTGTGGGATGATGGCACCTACCAAGTGAGGAGCCCTATTGTTGCTCATTCTACTACGTGA
- the LOC131023200 gene encoding uncharacterized protein LOC131023200, producing the protein MVISEQWSMYHEDNIEKDRIVKEKLLDDGWWDSVDYILRFTEPIYSMLRICDTDKPCLHLVYGMWDTMIVKVKQVIFEHEMKSDLEESSFWNVVCNMLEDMWSKSNTQLHCLAHSLNPRCITEDWIKEHLYLQAPNHDADIVKMIKNCIKCLFPDAETRTTVTLEFANFFGCFEEFGDEDSIRDRLKLDPLKWWVAYGIGAPHLRSLAVRLLGQVSSSSCCERNWSTYLFIHSTKRNQITVERAEDLVYVHSNLRLLSRRAPQYMKGESQMWDVAGDAFDAMDDIGIPGIANLTLDEPELESILFCDDGEGEGPSNSFYFVFVVSLDVAVDEEDEDVKDEL; encoded by the exons ATGGTGATAAGTGAACAATGGTCTATGTATCATGAGGATAACATTGAAAAAGATAGAATTGTGAAAGAAAAATTGTTAGATGATGGCTGGTGGGATTCAGTAGATTATATTCTTCGTTTTACTGAGCCGATTTATTCGATGTTGAGAATTTGTGATACGGATAAACCTTGTCTGCACTTGGTTTATGGGATGTGGGATACCATGATAGTTAAAGTGAAACAAGTTATCTTTGAGCATGAGATGAAGAGTGACTTAGAGGAATCTAGCTTTTGGAATGTTGTATGCAACATGTTAGAGGACATGTGGAGTAAAAGCAACACTCAATTACATTGCTTGGCCCATTCCTTGAATCCAAG GTGCATTACAGAGGATTGGATAAAAGAGCATCTGTATCTTCAAGCACCAAATCACGATGCAGATATtgttaaaatgataaaaaattgtATCAAATGTCTTTTTCCTGATGCAGAAACACGAACAACAGTAACACTAGAGTTCGCTAATTTTTTTGGATGCTTTGAAGAGTTTGGTGATGAAGATTCTATACGAGATAGATTGAAGTTGGATCCACTGAAATGGTGGGTAGCTTATGGTATAGGAGCCCCACATCTTCGATCTCTTGCCGTGAGATTACTTGGTCAAGTTTCTTCCTCATCATGCTGTGAAAGGAATTGGAGTACTTATTTATTCATCCACTCTACAAAAAGAAATCAGATTACTGTAGAACGTGCTGAGGATTTGGTCTATGTACATAGCAATCTCCGTTTGCTATCTAGAAGAGCTCCACAATATATGAAAGGTGAATCTCAGATGTGGGATGTGGCAGGGGATGCATTTGATGCCATGGATGATATTGGAATTCCTGGAATTGCTAATCTAACTCTTGATGAACCTGAGTTGGAGTCTATATTATTTTGTGATgatggagaaggagaaggaccAA GTAATtccttttattttgtgtttgttgTCAGCCTTGATGTAGCAGTGGACGAGGAGGATGAGGACGTGAAAGATGAGTTGTAG
- the LOC131019735 gene encoding uncharacterized protein LOC131019735, with product METSSKALCLVGLLLLLAISTNGAGECPNSSPDSEAMKLIPCASAAQDANAAVSSSCCAQVKKLGQNPKCLCAVMLSNMAKMAGIDPKIAIGIPKRCNLADRPVGYKCGAYTLP from the exons ATGGAAACATCAAGTAAGGCATTGTGCTTGGTGGGGCTCCTCCTTTTGCTGGCCATATCCACGAATGGCGCCGGGGAGTGTCCGAATTCAAGCCCCGACAGCGAAGCCATGAAGCTGATTCCATGCGCATCGGCGGCGCAGGACGCCAACGCCGCCGTGTCGAGCAGCTGCTGCGCTCAGGTGAAGAAATTGGGACAGAACCCAAAATGCCTGTGCGCCGTCATGCTGTCTAATATGGCCAAGATGGCTGGGATTGATCCCAAAATCGCCATCGGCATTCCCAAACGTTGTAACCTTGCCGACAGGCCCGTAGGCTACAAGTGTGGAG CTTATACCTTGCCATGA